A single Sphingomonas kaistensis DNA region contains:
- a CDS encoding DHA2 family efflux MFS transporter permease subunit, translated as MTAASQPLDRTQHFLVTIAVMLAVLMQVLDTTIANVALPHMQASLGATQESVNWVLTSYIVASAIAIPIAGWLSERIGRRRLMIMAVIGFTAASMLCAIATSLPEMVAFRIVQGITGAFLVPLAQATMFDINPPEKHAQAMALFGGGIMIGPIMGPVLGGWLTDSFDWRWVFIVNLPVGVLAAVMLWRTMPESETSRRPFDLLGFALLALALGSLQMFLDRGESQDWFESWEILIELGLAIGFMWMFAVHTITAKAPIFERSMFADRNFATGLLFMAVTGVLLLAGLALLPPLLQHVYGYSVLQSGILTAPRGVGTLISMLVAGRLVGKVDSRLLVVAGISLMATSLWMMTGFALDQPAGPVIWSGVIQGLGIGLIFVVMQSLAFATLKPMLRTSAASLLNLARNIGGSIGIAVVGSQLVRMTQVAHADIASNVTASTIPTLDPGLLERIGQQGDIALAVINAEVTRQAVFIAYLDDFWLMMWVTLAALPLVLLLRKASAPQGRPAAHAMAD; from the coding sequence ATGACCGCCGCTTCCCAGCCGCTCGACCGCACCCAGCATTTCCTCGTCACCATTGCGGTGATGCTGGCGGTGCTAATGCAGGTGCTCGACACCACCATCGCCAACGTCGCCCTGCCGCACATGCAGGCGAGCCTCGGCGCGACGCAGGAGAGCGTGAACTGGGTGCTGACGAGCTATATCGTCGCCAGCGCCATCGCGATCCCCATTGCCGGCTGGCTGTCCGAGCGGATCGGGCGGCGGCGGCTGATGATCATGGCGGTGATCGGCTTCACCGCCGCCTCGATGCTCTGCGCCATCGCCACCTCGTTGCCCGAGATGGTCGCCTTTCGCATCGTTCAGGGCATCACCGGCGCGTTCCTCGTGCCGCTGGCGCAGGCGACGATGTTCGACATCAACCCGCCCGAGAAGCACGCGCAGGCGATGGCGCTGTTCGGCGGGGGGATCATGATCGGGCCGATCATGGGTCCTGTACTGGGCGGCTGGCTGACCGACAGCTTCGACTGGCGCTGGGTGTTCATCGTCAATCTGCCGGTCGGCGTGCTCGCCGCGGTCATGCTGTGGCGGACGATGCCCGAGAGCGAGACCAGCCGACGACCGTTCGACCTGCTCGGCTTTGCCTTGCTCGCGCTCGCGCTCGGGTCGTTACAGATGTTTCTCGATCGCGGCGAAAGCCAGGACTGGTTCGAAAGCTGGGAGATCCTCATCGAGCTTGGCCTTGCGATCGGCTTCATGTGGATGTTCGCGGTGCACACGATCACCGCCAAGGCCCCGATCTTCGAGCGCAGCATGTTCGCCGACCGCAATTTCGCGACCGGCCTTCTGTTCATGGCGGTGACCGGCGTCCTGCTGCTGGCCGGCCTGGCGCTGCTGCCGCCGCTGCTGCAGCACGTCTATGGCTATAGCGTGCTGCAGTCGGGCATCCTGACCGCGCCGCGCGGGGTGGGGACGTTGATCTCGATGCTGGTCGCGGGACGCCTCGTCGGCAAAGTCGACAGCCGGCTGCTGGTGGTGGCGGGGATCAGCCTGATGGCGACGAGCCTGTGGATGATGACCGGCTTCGCGCTCGACCAGCCGGCCGGTCCGGTGATCTGGTCGGGCGTGATTCAGGGCCTCGGCATCGGCCTCATTTTCGTCGTCATGCAGAGCCTCGCCTTCGCGACGCTCAAGCCGATGCTGCGCACGTCTGCCGCCTCGCTACTCAACCTCGCCCGCAACATAGGCGGGTCGATCGGGATCGCGGTGGTGGGTTCGCAGCTGGTGCGGATGACTCAGGTCGCTCACGCCGATATCGCCAGCAACGTCACGGCTTCGACCATCCCGACGCTCGATCCCGGCCTGCTCGAACGGATTGGGCAGCAAGGTGACATCGCGCTGGCGGTGATCAATGCGGAAGTCACGCGGCAGGCGGTGTTCATCGCCTATCTCGACGATTTCTGGCTGATGATGTGGGTCACGCTGGCGGCGCTTCCGCTGGTGTTGCTGCTGCGCAAGGCCAGCGCGCCGCAAGGTCGGCCGGCGGCGCATGCCATGGCCGACTAA
- a CDS encoding HlyD family secretion protein — protein MNQETKITGTPLEAEQAVAAAEIGEETPGKAPNKRKRLLLFMIVPLLLLLGGGWMWWSGQGKVETDNAQVKQDITSVGAQISGPISEVLVKEGQQVLAGQVLFRIDPEPYRVALLSAEAQLAQARLAKSQVVTAAAGTGADIAGAQAQLIINERALARQAELLRQGFTTRVRYDEALADVTAARTALADARSRAANAGAAIAPGGEQPGEAAARAAIAKARLDLSRTEVRAPTSGIVSNTDRLLPGQQAVPGIGLLSLVGSQDSWVEANFKEKDLARMAPGQRARIEIDAYPGLEIVGRVASIGAGTGSEFAILPAQNANGNWVKVTQRVPVRIRFDGKPAKPMIAGLSATVTVDVE, from the coding sequence ATGAACCAGGAAACAAAGATCACCGGCACGCCGCTCGAAGCCGAGCAGGCCGTCGCTGCAGCCGAGATCGGTGAAGAAACGCCGGGCAAGGCGCCTAACAAGCGCAAGCGGTTGCTGCTGTTCATGATCGTGCCCCTGCTGCTGCTCCTCGGCGGCGGCTGGATGTGGTGGTCGGGGCAGGGCAAGGTCGAAACCGACAATGCCCAGGTGAAGCAAGACATCACCTCGGTCGGTGCGCAGATCAGCGGGCCGATTTCCGAAGTGCTGGTCAAGGAAGGTCAGCAGGTCCTCGCGGGCCAGGTGCTGTTCCGGATCGACCCCGAGCCCTATCGCGTCGCGTTGCTGTCGGCCGAAGCGCAGCTGGCGCAGGCGCGATTGGCCAAGAGCCAGGTGGTGACCGCCGCTGCCGGGACCGGCGCCGATATCGCGGGCGCGCAGGCGCAGCTTATCATCAACGAACGCGCGCTCGCCCGTCAGGCCGAGCTACTGCGCCAGGGCTTCACCACCCGCGTGCGGTATGACGAGGCGCTGGCCGACGTCACCGCTGCGCGCACCGCGCTGGCCGATGCCCGCTCGCGCGCCGCCAATGCCGGGGCCGCGATCGCGCCGGGCGGGGAGCAGCCGGGTGAAGCGGCCGCGCGCGCCGCCATCGCCAAGGCCCGGCTCGACCTGTCGCGCACCGAAGTGCGCGCGCCGACGTCGGGTATCGTGTCCAACACCGACCGGCTGCTGCCGGGCCAGCAGGCGGTGCCGGGGATTGGCCTCCTGTCGCTGGTCGGATCGCAGGACAGCTGGGTCGAAGCCAATTTCAAGGAAAAGGACTTGGCCCGCATGGCGCCCGGCCAGCGCGCGCGGATCGAGATCGACGCTTATCCGGGCCTCGAGATCGTCGGCCGCGTCGCCAGCATCGGTGCTGGTACCGGCAGCGAGTTTGCCATTCTTCCGGCGCAGAACGCCAACGGCAACTGGGTCAAGGTGACGCAGCGCGTGCCGGTCCGCATCCGCTTCGACGGCAAGCCCGCCAAGCCGATGATCGCCGGCCTCAGCGCCACGGTGACGGTGGATGTCGAGTAG
- a CDS encoding MarR family transcriptional regulator — MARMEQLAWDIGETSHALRRAFDRRAAELGITRAQWRVLARLDLQPGQRQVDLAERMDIEPITLCRIVDKLEEANLVERRRDPGDRRAWQLYLSDSAAPLVTKLHALADSFSAEIFGSLDPEDVERTRALLATIRNNITGLAPVTKASA, encoded by the coding sequence ATGGCGCGTATGGAACAACTGGCCTGGGATATCGGTGAGACCTCGCACGCGCTTCGCCGCGCTTTCGATCGGCGGGCGGCGGAGCTTGGCATTACCCGCGCGCAATGGCGCGTGCTGGCGCGGCTCGACCTGCAGCCGGGGCAGCGGCAGGTCGATCTGGCCGAGCGGATGGACATCGAGCCCATCACCTTGTGCCGGATCGTCGACAAGCTCGAAGAAGCCAACCTCGTCGAGCGTCGCCGCGATCCCGGCGACCGGCGCGCGTGGCAGCTCTACCTGAGCGATAGCGCAGCACCGCTCGTCACCAAACTCCACGCGTTGGCCGACAGTTTTTCGGCCGAGATTTTCGGGTCGCTTGATCCCGAAGACGTCGAGCGGACCCGGGCACTGCTCGCAACCATCAGGAATAACATCACCGGCCTGGCGCCGGTCACGAAGGCATCGGCATGA
- a CDS encoding DUF4440 domain-containing protein produces the protein MSMEDERIWAMEEKLWHGGDEVYETLVDENVVMSLPAEPFIFTRDQAKEAVKNTPRWEEVNFSDTKVNRPHEGLIVIGYQVEAKRGEETYRCYASSTIMRRGHEDWTVVHHSQVVPPKAMVDA, from the coding sequence ATGAGCATGGAAGACGAGCGGATCTGGGCGATGGAAGAAAAGCTGTGGCACGGTGGCGACGAGGTTTACGAGACCCTGGTCGATGAAAATGTCGTGATGAGCCTGCCGGCCGAGCCTTTCATTTTCACCCGCGACCAAGCCAAGGAAGCGGTCAAGAACACCCCGCGGTGGGAGGAAGTGAATTTCTCCGACACCAAGGTGAATCGCCCCCACGAAGGACTGATCGTGATCGGCTATCAGGTGGAGGCGAAGCGCGGCGAGGAAACCTATCGCTGCTACGCGAGCTCGACCATCATGCGCCGCGGGCATGAGGATTGGACCGTGGTCCACCATAGCCAGGTCGTGCCGCCCAAAGCGATGGTCGACGCCTGA
- a CDS encoding competence/damage-inducible protein A, producing MTDNRTWTAALLVIGDEILSGRTQDKNVAQLATWLNVQGIRLAEVRVVPDVVEKIAAAANALRAENDYLFTTGGIGPTHDDITVDGMAAALGVDVVVHPDARAILERYYETRGGLTEARLRMARVPDGAELIVNKVSGAPGIRHGNIFILAGVPHIAAGMLDALTGTLEGGRPVVSVTLGGMVPESEVADLLRETERAHEGIAIGSYPFFREGRVGANFVVRSESWEDAQAVADLLQASMESAGYSVVMGGV from the coding sequence ATGACAGACAACCGCACCTGGACCGCCGCTCTTCTCGTGATCGGAGACGAGATCTTGTCCGGCCGGACCCAGGACAAGAATGTCGCGCAGCTGGCGACTTGGCTCAACGTGCAGGGCATCCGACTGGCCGAGGTGCGGGTGGTGCCCGACGTCGTGGAAAAAATCGCCGCCGCCGCCAACGCGTTGCGGGCGGAGAATGATTATCTGTTCACCACCGGCGGGATCGGCCCGACGCATGACGACATCACCGTCGATGGCATGGCCGCGGCGCTGGGCGTGGACGTGGTGGTGCATCCCGATGCGCGCGCGATCCTCGAACGCTATTACGAGACGCGCGGGGGCCTGACCGAGGCGCGGCTGCGGATGGCGCGGGTGCCGGACGGGGCGGAGCTGATCGTCAACAAGGTGTCGGGCGCGCCGGGCATCCGCCACGGCAATATCTTCATTCTCGCGGGCGTGCCGCACATCGCCGCCGGAATGCTCGACGCACTGACCGGCACGCTCGAAGGCGGGCGGCCGGTAGTCAGCGTGACGCTGGGCGGGATGGTGCCCGAAAGCGAGGTTGCCGACCTGTTGAGGGAGACCGAACGGGCGCATGAGGGGATCGCCATCGGCTCCTATCCCTTCTTCCGCGAAGGCCGGGTCGGCGCCAATTTCGTGGTCCGCTCCGAAAGCTGGGAGGATGCGCAGGCGGTCGCCGACCTCCTTCAGGCAAGCATGGAAAGCGCGGGCTATTCGGTGGTGATGGGCGGGGTATGA
- the map gene encoding type I methionyl aminopeptidase yields MTQYITVAAEDRSEARSGVIKLHDEAGFAGMRAAGRLAAEILDAMAPLVAPGVTTAELDATVYRLMRDAGATPATLGYRGYTHSSCISINHVVCHGIPSDKPLKDGDIVNIDVTPILDGWHGDSSRMYLVGDVGVKARRLVDITYECLMIGLEQARPGNRLGDISAAIQRHAEKNRYSVVRDFCGHGLGRLFHDSPEVVHAGRVGTGPELKPGMFFTVEPMINIGRADCKMLDDGWTAVTRDRSLSAQFEHSIGITEDGCEIFTTSPKGLHQPPY; encoded by the coding sequence ATGACCCAATACATCACCGTAGCCGCCGAAGACCGCAGCGAAGCCCGCAGCGGTGTGATCAAGCTCCATGACGAAGCCGGGTTCGCCGGCATGCGCGCCGCCGGACGCCTTGCGGCCGAGATTCTCGACGCAATGGCCCCGCTCGTCGCCCCAGGCGTCACAACCGCCGAACTCGACGCCACCGTCTATCGCCTGATGCGCGACGCCGGCGCGACGCCCGCGACGCTCGGTTATCGCGGCTATACTCACAGCAGCTGTATCTCAATCAACCATGTCGTCTGCCACGGCATCCCCAGCGACAAACCGCTCAAGGACGGCGACATCGTCAATATCGACGTGACGCCGATCCTCGATGGATGGCACGGCGACAGCAGCCGCATGTATCTGGTCGGCGACGTCGGCGTGAAAGCGCGGCGGCTGGTAGACATCACCTACGAATGCCTGATGATCGGGCTTGAGCAGGCGCGGCCCGGCAATCGCCTCGGCGACATCAGCGCCGCGATTCAGCGCCATGCCGAGAAGAACCGCTATTCGGTGGTCCGCGATTTCTGCGGCCACGGTCTCGGGCGGCTGTTCCACGACAGCCCCGAGGTGGTCCACGCCGGCCGCGTCGGCACCGGGCCGGAATTGAAGCCCGGCATGTTCTTCACGGTCGAGCCAATGATCAACATCGGCCGCGCCGACTGCAAGATGCTGGACGACGGCTGGACCGCGGTTACTCGCGACCGCTCCTTGTCGGCGCAGTTCGAGCATTCGATCGGCATCACCGAAGACGGCTGCGAGATTTTCACGACCAGCCCCAAGGGTCTTCACCAGCCGCCTTACTGA
- a CDS encoding phosphocholine cytidylyltransferase family protein, translating into MIMRQAIILSAGQGSRLGHLTTDQPKCLIEFGGRSLLDRQLDVAAACGVSQVVVVTGFRDHAIEDALERRRAAGEGPAVRTVFNPFYKVADNTGSLFMAREALRGDTLVWNGDTMVSPELMKKVVANSGRSGICVTIDRKAEGYDADDMKVVEEGGRLRAIGKRLSDEDGVNAESIGLLAFRGDGAERFRAAIEEAMRSPEGTQIWYLRVIHHLAQLGEVWTLDIAGEQWGEVDFPEDVERAEAMVGGW; encoded by the coding sequence CTGATCATGCGTCAGGCGATCATCCTGTCGGCGGGGCAGGGATCCCGCCTCGGCCACCTTACCACCGACCAGCCCAAGTGCCTGATCGAATTCGGCGGACGAAGCCTGCTCGACCGGCAGCTTGATGTCGCCGCGGCGTGCGGGGTGAGCCAGGTGGTCGTGGTCACCGGCTTTCGCGATCATGCGATCGAGGATGCGCTGGAGCGGCGCCGGGCGGCGGGGGAGGGGCCGGCGGTGCGCACCGTCTTCAACCCCTTCTACAAGGTCGCGGACAATACCGGCTCGCTGTTCATGGCGCGCGAGGCGCTTCGGGGCGATACCCTGGTTTGGAATGGCGACACCATGGTCAGCCCGGAGCTGATGAAGAAGGTCGTGGCCAACAGCGGACGAAGCGGCATCTGTGTCACCATCGACCGCAAGGCCGAGGGCTATGATGCCGACGACATGAAAGTGGTCGAAGAAGGCGGCCGCCTCCGGGCGATCGGCAAGCGATTGAGCGACGAGGACGGGGTGAATGCCGAATCGATCGGCCTGCTCGCCTTCCGCGGCGATGGTGCCGAGCGGTTCCGGGCGGCGATCGAGGAAGCGATGCGAAGCCCCGAGGGCACCCAGATCTGGTATCTGCGCGTCATTCATCACCTTGCCCAGTTAGGCGAGGTGTGGACGCTCGACATCGCGGGCGAACAATGGGGCGAGGTCGATTTTCCCGAGGACGTCGAGCGCGCCGAGGCGATGGTCGGCGGCTGGTGA
- a CDS encoding P-II family nitrogen regulator, translating into MKKVEAIIKPFKLDDVKDALHDVGVSGMTVTEVKGFGRQKGHTELYRGAEYVIDFLPKVKIEVVVEDSLVANTVEAIASAARTGRIGDGKIFVSPIEQAIRIRTGDEGPDAI; encoded by the coding sequence GTGAAAAAGGTCGAAGCGATCATCAAGCCTTTCAAGCTGGACGACGTGAAAGACGCGCTGCACGACGTCGGGGTCAGCGGAATGACCGTGACCGAGGTCAAGGGCTTCGGCCGCCAAAAAGGCCACACCGAGCTGTATCGCGGCGCGGAATATGTGATCGACTTCCTGCCCAAGGTGAAGATCGAGGTGGTGGTCGAGGACAGCCTGGTCGCCAACACCGTCGAAGCCATCGCCAGCGCGGCCCGCACCGGCCGCATCGGCGACGGCAAGATCTTCGTCTCGCCGATCGAACAGGCCATCCGCATCCGCACCGGCGACGAAGGCCCGGACGCGATCTGA
- a CDS encoding helix-turn-helix domain-containing protein — MSTNDPRLASMAPDELRSHMRALGYRTQNDLANAIGVSRSAVSLWLEGKVGVPRPVAMLLRMLVAAQRRSF, encoded by the coding sequence GTGAGCACCAACGACCCCCGCCTCGCTTCCATGGCGCCCGACGAGCTGCGCAGCCACATGCGCGCGCTCGGCTACCGAACGCAGAATGACCTTGCCAATGCGATCGGGGTCAGCCGCTCCGCGGTGTCCTTATGGCTCGAAGGCAAGGTCGGCGTCCCGCGCCCGGTCGCCATGCTGCTGCGGATGCTGGTCGCGGCCCAGCGGCGGTCCTTTTAA
- a CDS encoding nuclear transport factor 2 family protein, with amino-acid sequence MANEGDMAIEALEHQLMRAWLEGDRKQMKKLLSSRFRLVVGGRAPVLLDRKSLIEAAGTGWRMNGYRFGNSVYSRKIVQSALFAVEVELKLEIDGADLSGSWWMADYWRRSGLRQSWQLTDRQMARLDEGTRFPDAVRALQLWR; translated from the coding sequence ATGGCGAACGAGGGTGACATGGCGATCGAGGCGCTCGAGCATCAGCTGATGCGGGCGTGGCTCGAGGGGGACCGCAAGCAGATGAAGAAGCTGCTGTCGAGCCGCTTCCGGCTGGTGGTCGGGGGCAGGGCGCCGGTCCTGCTCGATCGCAAAAGCCTGATCGAGGCGGCGGGGACCGGCTGGCGGATGAACGGCTATCGCTTCGGCAACAGCGTGTATTCGCGCAAAATCGTCCAGTCGGCGCTGTTCGCGGTGGAGGTCGAACTCAAGCTCGAGATCGACGGGGCGGACCTGTCGGGCAGTTGGTGGATGGCGGATTATTGGCGGCGGTCGGGCTTGAGGCAAAGCTGGCAGCTGACCGACCGGCAGATGGCGCGGCTGGACGAGGGGACCAGGTTTCCCGACGCGGTCCGCGCGCTTCAGCTCTGGCGTTAA
- a CDS encoding VTT domain-containing protein: protein MDLAALHLELAPLLPSIGGTIGAALLLFLVVTTLTACSIPGVLIPMSLTGGLLLGPWLAVLAVATGAMTGSLFLFALTRRFGTERLRRRFGHRLQPLEARLTRFGPYAVVTLRVAGAPGPLITASAAITSMGRTTFALATLAGLLPGVVLAATGPGLLLG, encoded by the coding sequence ATGGACCTTGCCGCGCTTCATCTCGAGCTTGCTCCCCTGCTCCCGTCGATCGGCGGCACGATCGGTGCTGCGCTGCTTCTGTTTCTGGTCGTCACCACCCTGACCGCCTGTTCGATCCCCGGCGTGCTGATCCCGATGAGCCTGACCGGCGGCCTGCTGCTCGGCCCGTGGCTCGCAGTACTGGCGGTCGCAACCGGCGCCATGACCGGCAGCCTGTTCCTGTTCGCGCTGACCCGCCGCTTCGGCACCGAGCGATTGCGGCGACGCTTCGGTCATCGGCTACAGCCGCTTGAAGCCAGATTGACCCGTTTCGGCCCCTACGCCGTCGTCACCCTTCGCGTGGCCGGAGCGCCCGGTCCGCTGATTACCGCGAGCGCTGCCATCACCTCGATGGGCCGCACCACTTTCGCGCTCGCAACCCTTGCCGGCCTCTTGCCGGGGGTCGTCCTGGCCGCAACTGGTCCCGGCCTACTCCTCGGCTGA